The genomic window GCGTGCTTTATGAGTGGAAGAGATTTGAAATtgttatataatataatttaaaattctattgcaaaaCTACTAACTGACAAAATGCTTTTGATGCTGACTGTACAAGTTTCGGATTTTGATTCTAATTTATAAACATATCAAATATCGAGTTAAGCCCACGTTGTACATTTCGTTTTCGACTGAGTATCAGTGAACTCACTGCGACTCACTTGATCGAACTcttagttgtttttgtttatatgctTAAATATTGTCTATGGAACAGCAGGTTcgttataaattaatataacattaatataaaaacaaacatgtCGATTACTTAAAGTATTATGAgaaagtaaattataaattgaaCAAATTAGGTATTAACACAATTGTTGTATCATTATCAAAATAGTTacgttttttaaataaaaaaagtttcctggcttaaataatttcaaacaTTGTGTCAGCTATGTATGATTTAATATTCTTTATGGCCTTGCAGTAACAAAGACAATTGACTTAGAAAGTGGATAAAGCTGCGGATGTAGGTGTAAAAAGTTTCTAATTTCAGAGGATCAAAAGTATACGAATGTGGGTAGCTATTTTGACTAGACTGTATTCCCAATTAAGATAGTGCCTCACATGATAGTTGCTTTAGCACAAAAGCAATGCGCACAGCATAGACAAAAAAGTCTCGTGATTGTAGAGTGGTTACCTTGGTTAAatgcttttttatttgaattcctCTTCCCCAAGTCTGTAGATAGACAATGAAATTACCTTTAGTCAAAGTTACAGAGTTTTCTTTGGCATAGTACAGTGTACAAGGATGTGTTCTCCGATGGGGTGAAATCGGGAAGGGAATTAAGGTCGGATAGGGTAAAACATTGAACAACTTCAGTTAGTGCGTCAATGGCAACTCACATTCAGGTATTACCTATTTCATCTATAAGCCGACCTGAGCAAAGGTCAGCAAGGCGGTGTATCGTTCTACCTTTGGCCGTATGCCTATATTTTGGTTTACTCTTAATATCTTCTTCGTCGTTCTCATTATCGTCCTCCCCTGTTGCGTCCCCGTCCTCGTTATCATCCTCGTTCTCATTGTCTGTTTTGTCATCGTCatcctcatcgtcatcgtcgtcttCGTCCCCgtcatcctcgtcctcatcaTTCTCTCCCTTGTTATCGTCGTTGTCATTGTCGTCCTCATCTTCTTCCTTGTCATCCTCATCTTCATCGTTCTCTtcgtcgtcctcgtcatcTCCATCATTATCCCCTTCGTCATTGTCATCGTCGTCGTTCTTATTATTATCTTCTTCTTCGTtttcgtcgtcgtcctcgttattatcttcatcttcatcgtCGTCGTTCTTATTATTATCTTCTTCttcatcgtcgtcgtccttATTATTATCTTcttcgtcatcgtcgtcgtccttATTATTATCTTcttcgtcatcgtcgtcgtccttATTATTATCTTCTTCGtcatcctcgtcgtcatcATTATTATCTTCTGCGTCATCCTCGTCCTTGTCGTCATCATTATTATCTTCTTCATCATCTTCGTCCTTGTCGTCCTCATTGTCATCTTCCCCGtcatcctcgtcgtcatcATTATCTTCTTCTTCATCTTCCTCTTCGTCATTCTCGTCGTCGTTATTGTCATCTTCATTATCGTCTTCGTCGTTCCCATTATCATCTTCTTCTTCGTCATCCTCTTCGTcctcattattattatcttcGTCATCCTCTTCGTcctcattattattatcttcGTCATCCCCGTCGTCCCCATtttcatcatcttcatcatccTCGTCTTCGTCAGCCCTATCAGTACCTTTCTCCCCCGTTTCATCTTCGTTATCCCCATTTTCATCGTCATCAGTGTCCCGTCCTTTCTTATGTAATCTTTCATTGCGAATCGAATTCTGCAGACGCTTTAATCTTTCTCGTTTATCCTCATCGCTTTCTTTGGGATAGCgcaatttaacaattttttcatTACTGTCGCCGTCATCATTGCCTATATAAGAAATTATCATTACGTTTTGtacttttaatttaagcaAGAAACGGGTTCATGATATTggttttgtagttttttaaGATTTATGGAATCCTTTTTAGTGTTAAATGACTTTGTGTCAAAAGTTTGGCTTATGAGCGTGTGTTATAAAGCATAAACACGTTTAAAAAAAGGACGCTTACTCTTTTGATTGACTAACCACTGCAGCAcacgattttcatttttgagaTTACCTGAGGAAAAAAAGACTGTTAGTTCCGGTGCACTAATATAGAAAAGACCAGCAACCTACCATCATACATAATCGGGACGCCGGTCTCGTAGTAGACCAAAGctggaaatgcaaaaatgccaATTTCATGAGCCAGCTTAACATCATTGGACTTGACAAATTGTATTCCGTGCTTGTCGGTGTCATCGTCGATGTTTTCCAACTCCTCCAAGATGTCAGAACACGATTCGCATTCATCGTCATCTGTTGTTGTTCAAATAACGAATGTCAATCGAACATTCAATTCAGATTAATGAATAATAAACTTACAGAAGAACACAGCCAGGTGCTCAACATCGTTGATCAGAACTTGCAGGGTTTTACGATCGACAGATTCAATGACATCAGCTGTAGACTCGTGCAAATCAATAACCCACTCAAGAATTTCCTCTTCCTTCATCAGGTCACCTTAAAacatatattcaaaatataaaccTTGGTATATAATGTCTCCATCATGAATGCATCAGATCTTACCGGTGTAAATTGTTCTAAACTTATGTCTATAAAATGCAAGTGCCGGCAGACCAGGCAGGTCGTACTCCTTATCAATATCATCGTCGGATGTCTTTACAAAGTCAATGTCTTTTTCCTCGCATTCGTCATCGATGTTCTCCAGCTCGTTAAGGATCTTCTGTGCTTTCTTATCGCCCTCAGCGTCTGCAGAAAAAGAGTTTAATGACAATTCCTTTACAACATTCCTTTTGAAGTTGTCTTACAGAAGAATACGACGACGTGATCGTTTTCAGCCAAGATCTTATCCAACATCTTCACATTCACCTCCTCAATTTTTCCGGGAATTTCAAGGGTCTCGTCGTCAGTTATCCAGGCCAACacctcgtcctcgtcgtctAGATCTCCGGTGAAATGGAGTGGATCACGGTTTCTAAAGAACACCAGGCGTGGATAGGTCTTGACATTGTATTTCTTAGCGATTCCGGTATCCTCAGTGGTAACAAAAATGATGCCAGCTTCATCCAATTCATCGTCGATGCTTTCCAGGGCGTTGAGAGTGTGTTCACAGGTCTCTCCGGGTTCGCAGGGACCCGTGAAGAAGACGACAACATACTCGTGTTCGTTGATCAGATTGACTAGGATCTCATCGGTAACCTCCTCGATAGTAGCTGTCTTTTTCTGGACAAGAAGCCACTCGAGCACCTCATCCTCGTTCATCAGATCGCCTTCATAAAGAGCCGGGATCTTGTTTTCGAAGTAGATAAGGGCAGGCAAATGATCGAGACCGTATTCCTTGGCTTCAGCAGCGTTATCAATGCGGACGATGACAATACCCTCCTTCTCCAGTTCATCATCGATGTTTTCCAGTTCGTTTAGGATGCGCATATCCTGCTTATCGTCCTTGTCGTCTGTGGGCGAATGTTAATGATTGCTATTGCTATAAACATATGTACTTTATCGGTGTGGCCTACTCACAGAATATAACCGCTAAGTGCTCGGTGTTCTCGACCAACTTGTCCTTCATCTCATCGGTGACCTCGGGAATTTCGGAATAGCGCTTCTGGTGCACCAACCAGCCAAGCAGCTCATCTTCTTTCATCAGATCACCCTCGTAGATGTGTGGAATTCCACGTTCGAAGAGTACAATCGATGGTATCTCATCGATACCCCATTCTTTTGCCTCCTTGTCATCATCGATCTTGACAAAGGCAATATCGTTCTGATCGCACTCATCGTCGATGTTTTCCAGTTCTGCGAGGATCTTCTGTGACTTTTTCTGGTCTTTGTCGtctggcaaaaagttttcatgcgttaatttaataattgtatGTAACCTTTTGGCGGCTATTAAATTAACTGATAAACAAACTGTTCTTTTGCTCAACTTGTAACGTAAAACCTACAATCTATACTACTTTCCTAACGGTTTTCCAGATTAACCCTTACAAAAAAGGGTCTACTAGTTATTGTTTAGTTATAAATTAATACGTTTTTTAAGCGCTTTTGAAAGTTACTACTAAAAAGCAGGGTTAATGTTACGATTGCAGTCACCCCAGAAGTACAACACCAATTCAACTGTACAATATCAACAGAGATAAGAAGTGGAGTGCGCAAGCGTCCTGGCACAAAGTTGCAGGGTCCTGAAATAACTTACAGAAAAGAACAGCAACATGGGGCATTTTCTCAATAATTAAATCCAACATTTCGTCGGTGATGTCCTCGATTTGATCGGAACTCGTTTGGTCTGTTAGCCATTTTAGAAGCTTCTCCTCGTCCTCCAGATTGCCCTCGTAAATAGTTGGAATGCCTTTTTCAAAGTATATCAGTTTAGGAACTTTATTGATGCCATATTCAACGGCCTCCTCGGGATTGTCGATCTTCACGAATGTAATGCCCAATGCGTCGCACTCGTCGTCAATGTTTTCCAGCTCCTCGAGTACTTTCTGGGACTTCTTGTCGTTGTTGTCGTCTGGAAAACAGCTTATGAGCAAATATGTTCTCCACCTTATGCGCAATGAGGGGAACGGGGTTTCAATATTTACAGAACAGCACGGCAATGACGCGTCCTTCTTTGATCATTGTATCGAGCATTTCGTCGGTGACGTCCTCGATCTCATCCCGTTCCAACTGTCCCAACAACCATTTCAGAATCTGCTCCTCGTCCATGAGATCGCCGTCGTACACATTCGGAATTTCTTTTTCAAAGTAAACAATGGCCGGAATCTGCAGATCGAATTATGTTATTCGTGTCAAAGACGTATCAATCTCCAGCTCGCTGGCTTCCTACCGAATCGATTCCGTAATCGCCTGCAGCCTTCGTATCATCGATTTTCACAAACTGAATGCCATGCTTGTCGCAGTCGTCGTCGATTTGCTCCAACTCCTCCAGCACGGTCATCGAATCGTCGTTTCCATGATCATCTGCAGCAGATTAATGTCAGTCGATTATCGCAGTCGTGTCTCGCTAAAAGTCTCATTCATCTACATACAAAATAGCACGACCAGGTTGTCGATATTGCTGATCAGCGTAGACAGAGTCTTCGAAGTGACGTCTTCAATCACATCATCCTCATCGCCCGTCGACTTATTCTGCACCAACCATTCCAAGACGTCCTCCTCTCGCTGAAGTTCACCTGGAGACACAGTTCGATATTAGCGAAATGAATACCGAGCTCAGCATAGGATTGATGTGTTTGATTGCTTGTTCTGAGTTTGATTTGAGTGGTGGTGCAGGTTTCAAGAGAATGTGGCTTGGGATGGAGGTATGTACCTTCGTATATGATTGGAGTCTGGTGGCGGTAATAGACCAAGGCTGGCAGGTTGCCTAGATTGTATTCGTCGGCCAATGCCTCGTCGTGTATCTTCACAAACCCGATGCCCAGCTGGTCAGCTTCGTCGTCAATATTCTCCAGCTCCTGCAAGGCCTTGGCGCACTTGCGGCATTGCTGTTTGTCTGGCGTTGGCGGATTGGTTGGATTGTTTCATAGAATCAGGCAAACATACAAAATTAGGGCCATCCGACAGAGGGGAAACGTCTCGATAAGCAAGGAGTGGAGTACAGTACAACAGGGTAGGGTCTGGTGTTGGTATGGTGGTATTATAATGCACGGAAAGAAAGAACATTCAGGGATTATGTTTCGTGCGGCCGTAAGTGGGGGTTATGCTGGAGCCATCTCAGACATAGAAGAGTGCATGCAAGGTCCATGGAATTCCACATAACTCTACGGTTACCCATTCTCTGCAAGGCGATTCGTTTATTTACACAATTTGTTTACAACATCCCTGTCGGTCTGCGTGCAACCTGTTGCAATGTGCTTGTCTTGGTAGAGGAAATACATATCAGCGTGGTTAAAGAAAGACGAAAAGCTTTCTCATTGCCTTTATTTTTCCTCTATTTCATTGCGTCGGGCTTGCCACATTCGTAAATGTGTTTTCAGCAAGCTTTCGCTTTTCTGGCGgacgctgcgtatacgtaatatttatttctgttgACTGGCCACATGTTTATGGCAACCTATAGTCGCACCTTTCCGAATGCAGTTAGCTGGCGGCAGTGCCCAAAATGACACGCCTTCAAAAGCCATTACCCCGACCAAAAAATATGTCTCTAATTTTCCCAATCAACGCGACTTATTCATAGCAGCTGTTTGAGTGGGTGTCGCCAAGGTGACAAGgccaacgcacacacactcgctcGCGAAAATTCTTCATAATTTACTGCAcaatgcaaaatgtttgcaaaaaCGTATTTGTGATAAATCTAGAAAATCAGACATGTTTGTGAGGCTCCAACTTTCTCACTGACCAATTTATGGCCCTGCCGCAGAAATGGGCAAATGTTGCACTTAACTAAAAATAACTATAAATAGTGCAAGTCAGTCGGGGAAGAGCCGGGCGGCACACACAGTTATAGAGCTGCAGTATAGGACGGCAATACCTATATAGGTATTCGTATATTATGTAAATCAGCATTTGGCTGCGACAACTGAAGATCTGCCCATAACCATGCACTGCCGGCTCGTGTGCGccatgctgatgctgatgtaTTGCTGAAtgcaaaagcaattaaaagcgCTGTCTGTCTGCAACCTCTGATGGATTCAAACTCAATTGCAGGGGGGAATGGTCAGGGGCGCAGTGAAGGGGCGGCACAATGGGCCACGATTTCTTGTCTTGTCTCACCTACATGCTGTTCTTCGCATCTATGCATTAGAAAAGgcgttttgtgttttgttttttgtatgctGTCTGCGTTTGATAAAAATACCTATGGATAGTGAGCGGATGCTACAGAAATGTTCTTCTGAATTCACACACTTGCCATGTGAGAGTGGCTATAGTTAGTTGTTTCAGaattaagcaaaaataacagcagcagcagcaagagcagCGAAAAATCATTTTGTTGGCCCACCAACTGCTTgagttttctatttttaacaCTAAAATTGTAGGTGGCTGTGTCGGAAAGAGACGGATGGCCACGAATACTTTGTTGTTGGCTAAGACATCACCGTGTGTCTATGTACGTGGTATATATACCACATCTGCAAGTATTGAATTTATAAGCATAAATTCTATAGGTAAATTCCTGCCTTTCTCCATAACTCACGCAAGGCCACCCTACACTCGGATATCGTCTCTGAGGAGATTCTGTCAGATTACGATTTCTAAACTGATCCAACTTCAATAGCTAAGTGCGAATACCGAATTTCCATTCAACTAGTCGCCGAATTGTCCAAATCACAGGATTTGGGATTGGGTTGTGATTTGGAGGAAGAAGGAGAAGAGTTGTGCCGACAAAAACATAATCTGGCGCCGAGCCCAGACATTCATCTGCATTGATTCTGTTgtaatgtttattattatacgtatacgtaatatatGTGTCTCCCTTGGTCGATAGCAAACGCTAAAATGAGATATCTTGTTTTTCTAAAAGATTACTGAGAATTACTACAGTGGTGATTGTGTCTATTTTAGAATGTGTCCTTTACCCGGGGCATCGACTTTAACTTGGCTGCCGGAGAGATTAAAGATTTCCCAGTCAAGATTGAAAAAAATTAGTTGGTTCCAAGCAAATTGGTGCAATATCAACTTGAACCTCCCAAGCGTTTCATCTTAGCAAGCACCAACACACTGAATTATTCGGTTAATTGGGTTATACAGCCAAttataaattacatatttacatgTCGGATAGTGGGCATTGCGAAATAATCTTTTCAAGTCAACTTTGGTATTACTGGAATCAGGAAAATTACGGTGGAGTAGGGTAAAACAGAAATTAATATGGGGGAAACGAAGTTTCGAAGTTGGTAATTATAAGGAGCAAGATAGAAGGTTCCCAGTATCTTTCAACTTACCCATAACCCTGGGCGGGCATGTTTCATGATCTGGACCTGAAGTCGTTTGATAAAATAGATATTGGATTGATAAATTGTCCTTTTGTACTTTGGCTCAAGGGTTCGAAACACCGCCGAAAgagatattattattatatagaGAGTTATATTAAATGTTAAGTATGCTGCCACGTAGATTCGGTTAGTCACAAGTAATATACGTATTTATAGAGAGAATATACAGAATAGGTACATTTGGTAGTAGTCTATACCTAGCTGTATGATTTTTAGTCACAAGAGAGCTAAACTGTTTGTGTTCGCTAAAAACTGCAACTGCTTTGAAAAAGAACATCATCAATTAAAGTCTCCAACATAGGAGTTTCCGGAGTGCTAAACGTTTGAAGAACTATGTGCTATGGTTAAGTCATTCACACTTACAGAATAGAACGGCTACAAAGTCGGTGTCCTCGATAATCTTCTGCAATATCTTGGCATTGACCTCCTCGATGCGATCGGGCAAGTCCATGGCCTCCAAGGAGGTGAGGAAATCGAGCACTCCTTCCTCGTCCATAAGATCGCCATCATATATGATGGGCTCCTTCTCCCTGCGGTTTTCGGGATTTATATTCGATTAGGTCTTGTATCTTATGCCCGATGGGAAGGTACCTACCTAAAGTAGGTGAGGGCGGGGAAGTTCTTGATGCCATACTGTTTGGCAAGTCGTTTGTCGTTGATTTTTACAAAGTCCACACCAAAGGAGTCGGTGTCATCGTCGATTTTCTCGAGCTCCGCTAGGACCTTATCACAGGTCACGCAGCTTCGCGCATCTGAAATCGTAGAAACCGAGCATGTTAGTACCCAAGATCGACTATTGATACCAGCAGCGATAACTAAATTCGCATTCGAATTGAAAACCCAAAGGCCTGGCCGAAGTGGAGCTAAATGCCGCAAAGATTATTCATTCGTATAGTAGATGCAGGATGCATCATCAGACCGTTCAGTTGAAAATAAGCCTGAATGAATGAGTGAAATGACAGCAGCGCCAGGCCAATTCTGTGCTATTAATGCGGCAGCAACTGCCAACAAATATGCtgaaatttctaaattaattCATAAAATTCATGCGGCCACTCACTATTAGGGAAATGAATTGCAGCACACAAAAGACCACCGTTGGCCCACGTCTCTACAAACGTTCTGGTTGGTTAAACGGCAGACCAGAGTGCAAAATCGAAATCATTAATATATCGCCGAGTAAACAGCCATTTCAATTGTTTGGAAATccgttcaaaataaattttcacaGCTTGGAAAGTAATCGCGAGTTGGTTCAATCTGCCCCCTGCTATCGGCACctaatgtttttatttacgaGCTCCAACACTAAGATGTTTCCTGTGTATACAGGAAAATCCACTGCAggatttttgatttaaaatcaaaatcaacatAAATAACGTTTAGTTGAAACAATAAACACATTTAGCTTATCGATAGATCTCGTTTACATATTGAGCTATCTGCGATGTGATGGCCAAAACCATGCAATTGGCGTAGATTTTCCATGATTATTTAGATTGTCAGCCAGCGTCATTGGACCTGAGGCTTTTggacttaaaatattttcattgtcAACGATTATTTTTGGAATTGCCGCCAATGCTAATGAAACACATCGGGAGGTATATAAAATAGAATATTACAATCCGAAGACCACTTTCGTGCTTATTAACTTTGACATTGGGGAGCAGCGCATTAAGGCCAAATCTATTTGTAAGATGATTTAAGATATTTAGCAAGAGTTTTATAAATAAGCCAATGTTTAACTCGAACGGGAACCATTTTTATGTAACCCAAAGATAGGTGACCAATGTAAGCAATTGGCTGAGTtgattgaaaataaatgtaaaaggGCAGGAAATCTGCTGCCAACTGGAAGGAAATGAAAGTCTGCTTACGAGGTACATTTTGTGCCAAAATTTTGCGCCAAAATAGActaaaaaaccgaaaatataaaGAGCTACAAAGACGAcggcaacgacaacgacaacgaggATTTCTCACAGCCAGAGAGATTTCTCTACTCATAAACAGATCGCAAAGATAGcgcagaaatgaaaaatatatcgAAAAGGGAAGGCAGCACAGACTACTGGCACTCGGGGAGGAAAtaaagaaatagaaaaaaaaaattaaccgAATGAAAATCGCGGACATTTCGAGCAACGaatttttcacatattttcatttgtatGTGAATTTTTAGAATTTTCACTAGcgaaaatttatataatatgGCTTCTGTTACTATTTCGAGTCCGGTCCGGTCCGGTCTGGCAACAAGTGAGCGGTGCCCGGACGGACGATGCCCCCCGGAGCATGTTCACACCCCATCCACTTACACCAAAAGACGGCCACGTAATCCTTGTCGGCCAGGagcttctccagctgcttgGCATTGACCTCCTCGATGACGGCCTCCGGTTCCGGAGGCGCCACTGGCTGCGAGCCCTTCTTGCTGTTGCCTGCTGCGCCACTCACATATCCGGGAAAACTCAGGGCCAGCAGAGCACACACGAGCAGCGAGAGAGTCTTGAGGCGGGTGATAATCATCCTGCGATTGGTGGTTACGGTTGTGATGTTCTTTAGGACCTTAACGCGAACATGCGTGCGCGTGCCTGCTCGTTTTGGTGTGTTCTACAGTTTATAGTGTTACAATTGTATAATTGATTCGTTATTGTCGTTTCGGGTCttcgttattaaaatttgtattccTTTGAGAATCGGGCACTATTTTTAGTTGATAATGGTGTTTCTTCTTtcgcaatttattttatgtataacaacattttgttcactgatacatatatgtatacggTGCTCGTATATGCTCAGGCGATATATATGTGGGGTATATACGAGAATAATTAGATTATATATGTGGCTTCTTGCTTCTATTAATTGAACGTTTTCCGCGGACTGTACTGTTTGCTCTTCAGATTTTGTTCCACTCCGTGCAGAGGTCCGCTCGCAACTGAAAGTATTTTGGTGGAATCTCGGTGCCATTCAAGGGGCCTTGTCCGAGCTTtcgggatggggatggggatcggGATCGTGGTCTTCGTGCTTTTCCGCTGCCTGTCCGCTCCGCCGAAAAGCTTACGAGGCGAGCGCAGGAGCGTCAATCGGGCCTATGTTATAAAAAATAagataaaattaaatatgtgAGACGTGGGAGGAGTGTGGTGAAATTCCGAAGAGCGAGAGTTTCCCTTTCCGATTGCAGTTCTCTGTTTATGCACTCCGGTGCAAACAAGCAACAGACTGCGAATGGTCCTATGAAAACAAACTTGGAGAATCGGTTTCTTGAAGCGCTACAATCCGCATCATTTTGTTTGGGATGGGAGATGCACGTGATACAATTCTGCCGTTGGTAAAACATAAGCTGGTAATAATAAGCTGCGAGCTGAAATTTTTGTCACTGAATCTAACTTTTTAACTTTGAATTTAACTTTTACTGTTGTCTTGTGCGTAGGATCCAGAATTTCTAATATTCGTATTTCCACGACTGCAAGTTAACATTGATGTTAACAAACACAACTTCTTCTTGCATGGTGCGCTGCAAACTTTAACACTAACATGATTTtcactaaatatttaattcattcATAATTCAATTGTATATCGCTTGcctttcctttttatttattccaattgttgaaattatgaaattaattCCTTTCGATGCCCTGTAATACGCAGGTCTTTTTACAATCTCTTTAAATCTCTGTTCTTTAATAAGAAAAAGGGATTTTAGGGGTCAAATGTACAAATCCATATTGACGTTTctttttctaaaaaaaaaaataagagggTCATTTAGTatttcaacaataaatttacaaTTCGTTTTTATCTAAAGCGGtcaatttttttcacttatttaGTTAAAATAGTATAATATTTAGTTGTTTTATTAGTTATAGACAAAATATTATCAGTAACTAAATCTTTCAAAATCAATCATCCAAAGCCAATTAAGCCAACTGTTTTTAGTTTCATCGCGtctatttactttaaaaaaatttgcaCGTAAATGCAATAATAACTAAATGTTcgtattaataaattaaatcttaaTAATTGCCGTGACAACTtttttgtatgtataaaaTGGCCGTAGCAATCTTCTATAACAACTTTTTTTTGTCCCTTTTGTGGGACAAACAAAGACAAATATGGtttcttaatttttaaaaaacaatatcaCCGCCAATTGGAGTTATCGATAGCTGTCATCGGCCAGCTGACAGTCCAGACAGTACCTATCGATAATATGCAGTCGAGCGAGATTTACGAATATGTGAGCACACACTTTAGTTTTTCGTTAGGAACGGTACGCTTGTTCTGTCGCGCACCAAATATTTTCGGCcccaatgcaaatgcaaacgcTTTTACGGCGTGTGTAGTGCATTCAAAATTATCAGATACCCGACGGTGTCCACAGTTTCCAGAGAAGTGTCCGAGGAATCGATGCATTCAGCGGAAACGGAAGAAACTCGCGCCTGGGTGGACAAAATTTGATCTTTGACGCGGTTTAAATAAAGGTAACCCCGCCATCCATGAATAAAAACCACTCTTCCCACGGGTGCTTCCGCGATTGGGCCACAATGTGGGTGCTGTGGCCAATTCACCTTGAACCCAGCATTGCAGAAGGGGCCGCATACCAAATCCAATTGCCTGCGCTTGTGTGTATACCTGCGCCCCTTCCGCATGTGTGTGCATAAACATTGACGCCCACCCACCCGATAAACAGCTGTTGGTCCGATTGCCGTCCGCTTCTCTAGGTTATTAAGGCGGCCGAGGCATATAAGGGTAAGGCAAAGGGGCCCTTCATACTGAGGCAGTTCTTTTCGCGCTATGGGCGTAGGCTTGCCAGGGTGCGGGACCGTGGCTGTGGCAAGGCGAAGGTGAAAGTCATCAGCTGATATCGCCCTGCTGCCTGCAAAACCCGTTATGCACAGCAGCTGTTCGACGCCGACTGTGTAGTATGTGGGGCAAAATCCCATCCGCGAACTCACGACGTGGGTTTGGTGGGGCCTACTCCCCAGTTATATCCGGATAGCGGGCACCTCGCTATCGCAGGCCGATGTAAATTAGAGGCTTTCGCGCCGCAGCTGTAAGACCTAATTGAAGATTTCTTTGTTCGTTCGCAGGCTGCACGACACTTCGAGGGCTTTTATGTGATTATTACTATGAAATTGGATGAAATAGTTGCATGGTAAGCGAACAATGCTCCATTACTCTCCGGACTATTTAATTCTtcgcttttgcatttttgtagGTACCAGAAGAGAATCGGCACCTATGACAAGCAAGAATGGGAAAAGACCGTCGAACAGAAGATCTTGGATGGCTTCAATAAtgtcaatttaaaaaacacaaagcTAAAGACGGATCTAATAGATGTGGACTTGGTGCGAGGCAAGTTTTACCCGACACCCTAAAAATGGTCCcaacaattaaacaattttttttaggTTCCACCTTCCCCAAGGCCAAGCCCAAGCAGTCGCTACTTACCGTGATACGCCTAGCCATTCTGCGCTATGTACTGCTGCCCCTTTATGCCCAGTGGTGGGTCAAGCAGACCACGCCCAACGCATTCGGCTTCATCCTGGTCCTCTACCTCACACAGTTGTCCAACTGGGCTATCTACGTTCTCCA from Drosophila yakuba strain Tai18E2 chromosome 2L, Prin_Dyak_Tai18E2_2.1, whole genome shotgun sequence includes these protein-coding regions:
- the LOC6528316 gene encoding uncharacterized protein LOC6528316 isoform X10, whose product is MIITRLKTLSLLVCALLALSFPGYVSGAAGNSKKGSQPVAPPEPEAVIEEVNAKQLEKLLADKDYVAVFWYARSCVTCDKVLAELEKIDDDTDSFGVDFVKINDKRLAKQYGIKNFPALTYFREKEPIIYDGDLMDEEGVLDFLTSLEAMDLPDRIEEVNAKILQKIIEDTDFVAVLFCPDHETCPPRVMDKQQCRKCAKALQELENIDDEADQLGIGFVKIHDEALADEYNLGNLPALVYYRHQTPIIYEGELQREEDVLEWLVQNKSTGDEDDVIEDVTSKTLSTLISNIDNLVVLFYDHGNDDSMTVLEELEQIDDDCDKHGIQFVKIDDTKAAGDYGIDSIPAIVYFEKEIPNVYDGDLMDEEQILKWLLGQLERDEIEDVTDEMLDTMIKEGRVIAVLFYDNNDKKSQKVLEELENIDDECDALGITFVKIDNPEEAVEYGINKVPKLIYFEKGIPTIYEGNLEDEEKLLKWLTDQTSSDQIEDITDEMLDLIIEKMPHVAVLFYDKDQKKSQKILAELENIDDECDQNDIAFVKIDDDKEAKEWGIDEIPSIVLFERGIPHIYEGDLMKEDELLGWLVHQKRYSEIPEVTDEMKDKLVENTEHLAVIFYDKDDKQDMRILNELENIDDELEKEGIVIVRIDNAAEAKEYGLDHLPALIYFENKIPALYEGDLMNEDEVLEWLLVQKKTATIEEVTDEILVNLINEHEYVVVFFTGPCEPGETCEHTLNALESIDDELDEAGIIFVTTEDTGIAKKYNVKTYPRLVFFRNRDPLHFTGDLDDEDEVLAWITDDETLEIPGKIEEVNVKMLDKILAENDHVVVFFYAEGDKKAQKILNELENIDDECEEKDIDFVKTSDDDIDKEYDLPGLPALAFYRHKFRTIYTGDLMKEEEILEWVIDLHESTADVIESVDRKTLQVLINDVEHLAVFFYDDECESCSDILEELENIDDDTDKHGIQFVKSNDVKLAHEIGIFAFPALVYYETGVPIMYDGNLKNENRVLQWLVNQKSNDDGDSNEKIVKLRYPKESDEDKRERLKRLQNSIRNERLHKKGRDTDDDENGDNEDETGEKGTDRADEDEDDEDDENGDDGDDEDNNNEDEEDDEDNNNEDEEDDEEEDDNGNDEDDNEDDNNDDENDEEEDEEEDNDDDEDDGEDDNEDDKDEDDEEDNNDDDKDEDDAEDNNDDDEDDEEDNNKDDDDDEEDNNKDDDDDEEDNNKDDDDEEEDNNKNDDDEDEDNNEDDDENEEEDNNKNDDDDNDEGDNDGDDEDDEENDEDEDDKEEDEDDNDNDDNKGENDEDEDDGDEDDDDDEDDDDKTDNENEDDNEDGDATGEDDNENDEEDIKSKPKYRHTAKGRTIHRLADLCSGRLIDEIGNT